The following are encoded together in the Equus quagga isolate Etosha38 chromosome 1, UCLA_HA_Equagga_1.0, whole genome shotgun sequence genome:
- the TMT1B gene encoding thiol S-methyltransferase METTL7B: MDALVQLLRLLLLLLTLPLHLMALLGCWQPLCKRYFPHLMAVLTPKCNRVMDSKKRELFGQIKVPTGASGKVALLEVGCGTGANFKFYPAGCRITCLDPNPNFEKFLTKSMAENRHLEYERFVVAPGEDMKELADSSMDVVVITLVLCSVQSPRRVLQEVYRVLRPGGVFFFWEHVAEPHGSWAFLWQQVLEPTWKHFTDGCCLTRETWKDLESTGFSQLQMERQPPPLKWLPVGPHIMGKAVK, from the exons ATGGACGCCCTGGTCCAGCTCCTGcggctgctgcttctgctgctcaCCCTGCCCCTGCATCTGATGGCTCTGCTGGGCTGCTGGCAGCCCCTGTGCAAAAGGTACTTCCCCCACCTGATGGCCGTGCTGACTCCCAAGTGCAACCGCGTCATGGATAGCAAGAAACGGGAGCTCTTTGGCCAGATAAAGGTACCTACAGGGGCCTCGGGGAAGGTGGCCCTGCTGGAGGTGGGCTGCGGCACTGGTGCCAACTTCAAGTTCTACCCAGCTGGCTGCAGGATCACCTGCCTGGACCCAAACCCCAATTTTGAGAAGTTCCTGACCAAGAGTATGGCTGAGAATAGACATCTCGAATACGAACGGTTTGTGGTGGCTCCCGGAGAGGACATGAAAGAGCTGGCTGATAGCTCCATGGATGTGGTAGTCATCACCCTGGTGCTGTGCTCTGTGCAGAGCCCAAGGAGGGTCCTGCAGGAGGTCTACAGAGTGCTGAGGCCG ggaGGAGTGTTTTTTTTCTGGGAGCATGTGGCTGAGCCGCATGGAAGCTGGGCCTTCCTGTGGCAGCAAGTGCTTGAGCCCACCTGGAAACACTTCACGGATGGCTGCTGCCTCACCAGAGAGACCTGGAAAGATCTGGAGAGTACCGGGTTCTCTCAACTCCAAATGGAACGACAACCCCCTCCCCTCAAGTGGCTACCAGTTGGGCCCCACATCATGGGAAAGGCCGTGAAATAA